One region of Vitis vinifera cultivar Pinot Noir 40024 chromosome 1, ASM3070453v1 genomic DNA includes:
- the LOC100258240 gene encoding uncharacterized protein At5g01610, which yields MEKALMKVSSLKAGSFWISSKAKEEFSNITQDITYLSNTVEEKAKWVFNKLKGKPLKTLPDLLREYNLPPGLFPQNITCYEFDESKAKLTVYLPSACEVSFSDSSVIRYATRVKGILLRGKLTGIEGMKTKVLVWVKVTNVAVESYKSDKVWFTAGVKKSRPKDAYEMPRDAVRVQEF from the exons ATGGAGAAAGCTCTTATGAAGGTAAGCAGCTTGAAAGCCGGGAGCTTTTGGATATCAAGCAAAGCCAAGGAGGAGTTCTCTAATATCACTCAGGACATTACG TATTTGTCAAATACTGTGGAAGAGAAGGCAAAGTGGGTTTTCAACAAGCTAAAAG gaaAGCCACTGAAAACCTTGCCTGATCTTCTCCGAGAGTACAACTTACCACCTGGCCTCTTTCCCCAGAACATAACATGCTACGAGTTTGATGAATCAAAGGCCAAGCTGACTGTGTACCTTCCCTCTGCCTGTGAAGTCAGCTTCAGCGACTCCTCTGTAATAAGGTATGCAACCAGGGTAAAAGGAATTCTTCTGAGGGGAAAGCTCACAGGAATAGAGGGCATGAAGACCAAGGTCCTGGTATGGGTAAAGGTCACAAATGTTGCAGTTGAAAGCTATAAGTCTGACAAGGTGTGGTTTACAGCGGGTGTGAAGAAGTCAAGACCTAAGGATGCTTATGAAATGCCCCGTGATGCTGTCAGAGTACAAGAATTTTGA